A region of the Anguilla anguilla isolate fAngAng1 chromosome 16, fAngAng1.pri, whole genome shotgun sequence genome:
GTAAAGCCAGACTCCCATATGAAAATGAGCTTATGatggttctgttctgtgtgaaaatgagcTGATGATGGTTCTGCTCCTCCACAGTCTCCCAGAGTACTTTGTGGTGCCCGCGTCCCTGGCTGATCAGGACCTGAAGCAGTACTCCAGCTTCTTCACGGGCCATCGAGTTCCCGTGAGTGTTCAGTCCCTGTTCCATCACTTCTCCATTAACCCGGATGGAATAAGAAAAATTGTTCAGTCAACGCTGAAAACCTAAAGTGCCATTTGTGTGTCGTTCGCACACCCACATACGAGGCTACAGTTGAAATATAAATTCTGAGGTGAAATGCTGTCTGTGAGGTGGCGCTGAGACCTCTAACGCAGGTCCGGTTTCCTGCTTTCCCTTGCAGCTATGGTGCTGGAACCACCCCAACGGCAGCGCCCTGGTCCGAATGGCCAGCATCAGGGACCCGGCCCAGCAGAGGAAGCTGGACCAGAGGTGAGGTTCTGAGCATGAGATGATTCCCTGGGTTTTACATGAAAGCTTGGTGTTCAGGTCCCTTCATGTTTATTTGTGCTCAGCTTTGCTTCATGAGTCTCTGTATACCTCCGTTCTGTCATCCTTCCATCATTTAACGCTGTCACTTCATGAGTCACTGTGGACCTCTTACATAATTTAATGCTGTCACTTCATGAGTCACTGTATACATCTGTTCTGTCATCCTTCCATCATTTAATACTGTTATTTCATGAGTCACTGCAGACCTCTTACATCATTTAGTGTTGTCACTTCATGAGTCAAGCCTGTGCTTGCCAGTGCACCCAGCCCTCTCCCCTCAGTCGTTTGTTTTGAATCTAAATGGGAAATGTGCGATTAGTTTGTGGAAGGCGATTTGTTGCTTTGGCTCGGTGAGCAGGCGGCGCTGTCTGAAGCCGTTCCATGATAAGCAAGAGCAAAACGGTCGGAGGAAGCGGACACAGAAGGGTGAGGACAGATGCAGGGAAACGTGCGCTGTGCTGATGAATTAACCCTCTCCCCCCTGGTAGGATCTGTAACGGCATCACGAAAAGCCACCCCAAGCGCAGCGAAGCTCTGAAGGCCGACCTGGACAAGTCCCTCCCCAACATTCAGGACATCCAGGCTGCCTTCGTCAGACTGCGGCAAGTCTGTGTGATAGGTGAGCCTGCCCTCCTGTTGGAGGGATTTTACACTGCGTGTCCTTCAATGCCTGTCATATTACTGCTGAGTTGAGAGTAGCGAATTGATCTTGGCCGATTTCAAGAAAACTGGTTCTGGTATCTTGTTCTCGCATAAATGACACGCCCCTTAAGGTGCGGGAGTAGATTACATCATCGCTTCCACTTTCCCATCGGCTTGCAGTAAATaagagtttcagcacctccaccccCTCTGTAATTAACTTGGCATAGCCATTATTCATCTTCATTAGGCGTCCAGTAATACAGATCGCTTCTCAGCATATATTACTCACTACTATGGAGTGTAATTTGAGGGTTGGCATTCACTGCTAAATCTTCCTGAGTATACACTGTTTAGTGATTGTTTTGCTGAGCCACACATGTGGAATCGGACCCTGACCGCGTGCTTGTCTGACCGCAGAGCCCTTTGAAGAGTCGGAGGAGAAGTGGCTGTCGTCCGTGGAGAGCTCGCGGTGGCTCGAGTATGTCAGGTACGAGCTCACGTTTACACAGGCCAGCCGTGGTGgtgacgcacacacacctgtgctggGCTAGAGCGTTCAGGTCCACATTCTGAACCGTAGCTCTGAGCGGTTGCTCTCTGTGGCAGTTCCTCTTACAGTCTGCTGTGCACTCTTAGCTGTGGGTGTCCGCGCTCAGTCGGTAGAGACACAGTAGGTACGTCAGGGTCTCTGGTTCTCTGAGGATGATGGGTACTGTTAAGTGCAGGAGCGTGACTTGTGTTGTGATTGAATGCAGTCTCTTTCTGTGCTGGTCTCCAGGGCCTTCCTGAAGAACTCTGCAGAGGTGGTCTTCACATTGGAGGGAAAATGTGCATCCGTCATTCTGCAAGGTGATACCCGGACACTAACTTTTACAGTCAAACATTGCACAACTCAACCTGTTTACCTCATAACTTAAGTCTTTTCATGGTTGTAATACCATGAAATACCAAGTTATTTGTTAGGTTAGTATTACACTTGGTGATCATAAATGGCTTTCTGTGGCTTCTTGGTGatgctttatttttgtaaaactaATGTTCCAGCTTAGTTATGTGGCTCTGGATGAGCGTGTCTGCCAAGCgattgtaatgcaatgtaacgcATTGTCAGATCTTGCTTGTTGTTACTTGTTATTGCTGCTCATTTTACTTGGCTCTATCCTGCTTGGTTATATCTTGGCTCAGTTCAGTGATGTGGTTTGAGGAGTGCGTGTGGCGCTCagtgctgacccccccccccccccccttcccgcccccccctgtGCAGAGGAGGAGGACCGGGACCTGAGCTGTGTGGTCTCCTCGCTGGTGCAGCTGATGCTGGACCCTCACTTCCGCAGCCTGAGCGGCTTCCAGAGCCTGGTGCAGAAGGAGTGGGTGATGGCCGGCCATCGCTTCATGGACAGGTGTAACCACCTGAAGAAGAACGACAGAGAGGAGGTCAGCGCTGCTGATTGGGTGCACCTGTGCAGGCTCCTGTAATACTCAGTGCCTCGGTAGAGAGCGTCAGGACTGCCTCCACATTTACGTCTGTCATAAAGCCACAGGTTCCAATCCTCTGTCAGTTTGAGAGGCATACAGTGCTCAGTAGAGTCACTGTATAACAGTAATGAAGCCTGTGTGTTGTATTGTGACTGTTTTAGTAATGCCAGGCTGATGCTCTAAACCTCACAGTGGCCTTCTCTGCTCGCTTCCTCAGTGTCCTCTCTTCCTGCTGTTCCTGGACTGCGTGTGGCAGCTGATGAACCAGTACCCAGCAGCCTTTGAGTTCACGGAGACCTACCTGACTGTGCTGATGGACAGCATGTGGATCCCCGTCTTCAGCACCTTCCTCTTCAACGGCCCCCAGCAGCACGTGGAACACACCAGGGTGAGGCCCCACCtacctctgtgacatcactgttaaCCCCAGTTAGAGGCCTGTAAATGGGCAGTGCCTGACCGAGTCTCTCCTCTGCAGGAGTTTGCCCAGAATAAGAACATCCCGCTTGGAGAGGATAAGGCGCTGCGTTTCCCCCCGGTGTGGGACTGGTCCCAGCAGTTCAGCCTGAAGGACCAGGCCCTGTTCAACAGTCCTATGTACGTGGGAAAGGGCGCCACCTGCGTGCAGAACGGGGCAGTGAAGACATTCAGGCGCAAGGTAGGCTTCCCGCTAAGCGCCTGTGCTTTGTGATTCTCTAAACTGCTAGAAGAGGCTATATAACTGCAACTCATTATCACCATTATAGTACAGAATACCAATGAGTAACTCAAGTCCTGAAAGGCTGCAGAGTCTGCTGATTGTTCCACCCCTTCAATAAGGTTTAGTAAATTAAGTGTGTAATTGAAAGGTGACTAAAACCTAGGACCTTCTGGTATTGCACATCCCTGATCATTGATGACACTGGACTGTGGTTGTGCCTGAAGTGAGGCGCTCCCCCTGACATTTCCCTCTCGCCCCGCCGACAGAAGAACTACAGCTCCACGCTGCGGGGAGTGCCCTCCCTCCTGCGGaacggcatgctgggagatcTGGACTCGCTCCCCCGGCGGAGCTCCCTGGTGCTGCGGCTGCGGCCGGACCTGTCCCAGCAGCGGGAGGCGGAGAGCCCGTCGGAGCGCTTCCTGCGGGACTGGTTCTCCCGGCCGGCGGACCTGCAGGGCCTGCTCCTGCCCCAGCTGCTGCCCTCCCACCTCCGGCTGTGGCGCCTCTACTTCCTGCGCTGGGTCCCCGAGGCCCAGATCCCGCGCGGCGGGCCCATCACCGCCTTCCACAAACTGTCCCTGCTGGCGGACGAGATCGAGACCCTGCAGACCCGGCTCCGCCAGTACAAGGGCGGCACGCCCGCCCCCACGCCCGGCACCCCCCAGCCCGAGCAGCGCAGGATGTACTTCAAGGCCCTCTCCCCCCAGGACTCCCCCTCGGCCCCCGAGTACCTGAGCTCCTCCTTCCCCTTCTCCCCCGTGGGCAACCTGTGCCGCCGCAGCATCCTGGGGACCCCGCTCAGTAAATTCCTGAGCGGCGCTAAGATCTGGCTGTCCACTGAGACCCTGGCCAATGAGAGCGTCTGAAACCCCACACGCCCCGCCCACACGTCTATCAAA
Encoded here:
- the LOC118215628 gene encoding myotubularin-related protein 10-like, with the translated sequence MFSVKPLKPTFKSYLPPLQTDLKKTPQPAKKLEAKLLPGEIVVNEVNFVRKCIGADSSKDDLWGKLVCTNFKISFITHDALPLQKFQYRTRLLGEHDVPLACVEQVVTVNDAKGKQKVLGSNQKLKFNPTELIVYCKDFRIIRFRFDEAGPESAKKVCLAIAHYCQPADPQLLFGFEYIGKRYYGSSGDRVNGVDRGGGLQTPLFDRPSEWDREIKRTGASEWRVCSINEGYAVSQSLPEYFVVPASLADQDLKQYSSFFTGHRVPLWCWNHPNGSALVRMASIRDPAQQRKLDQRICNGITKSHPKRSEALKADLDKSLPNIQDIQAAFVRLRQVCVIEPFEESEEKWLSSVESSRWLEYVRAFLKNSAEVVFTLEGKCASVILQEEEDRDLSCVVSSLVQLMLDPHFRSLSGFQSLVQKEWVMAGHRFMDRCNHLKKNDREECPLFLLFLDCVWQLMNQYPAAFEFTETYLTVLMDSMWIPVFSTFLFNGPQQHVEHTREFAQNKNIPLGEDKALRFPPVWDWSQQFSLKDQALFNSPMYVGKGATCVQNGAVKTFRRKKNYSSTLRGVPSLLRNGMLGDLDSLPRRSSLVLRLRPDLSQQREAESPSERFLRDWFSRPADLQGLLLPQLLPSHLRLWRLYFLRWVPEAQIPRGGPITAFHKLSLLADEIETLQTRLRQYKGGTPAPTPGTPQPEQRRMYFKALSPQDSPSAPEYLSSSFPFSPVGNLCRRSILGTPLSKFLSGAKIWLSTETLANESV